A DNA window from Drosophila biarmipes strain raj3 chromosome 2R, RU_DBia_V1.1, whole genome shotgun sequence contains the following coding sequences:
- the LOC108022209 gene encoding endocuticle structural glycoprotein SgAbd-3 has translation MKFLVVLALCVVAAAATENNDPISQESNVEYNGKYHYHYELKDGSKATQDGVLKTVNADHNGEAVNGKFSFVGDDGQTYVVSYTADENGYRPVGDHLPTPPPTPESVLKALEYIRLHPYTVPEKKH, from the exons ATGAAATTTCTCGTAGTGCTTGCCCTGTGCgtggttgctgctgcggcgacGGAGAACAACGATCCCATCTCGCAGGAATCCAATGTGGAATACAATGGCAAATACCATTATCA CTATGAGCTGAAGGATGGCTCCAAGGCCACTCAGGATGGCGTTCTGAAGACTGTGAACGCCGATCACAATGGCGAGGCGGTCAATGGCAAGTTCTCCTTCGTCGGCGACGATGGCCAGACCTATGTGGTGTCCTACACGGCCGACGAGAATGGATACCGCCCGGTGGGCGACCACCTGCCCACGCCACCACCCACTCCGGAGTCTGTGCTCAAGGCCCTGGAATACATCCGGCTGCATCCTTACACCGTTCCCGAGAAGAAGCACTAA
- the LOC108022436 gene encoding uncharacterized protein LOC108022436, which produces MAQFRLIFLLIFLSSQSESAKTFSKARLHLMWKTFDCSVNPNYISQHKCFILEHDKSLITSELNYIKDVHKFNATFKLFMPRRPSLPFQKVIDVNVDICQFAKGNHGHRFMTIVVKAFGKQGSQLKCPHPKGLYTYPNINIAENLPAFLPETDFKIEMNFLNTDAYLFNTSLTGFLFDPIKRKSKTT; this is translated from the exons ATGGCTCAATTTCGATTGATATTCTTGCTGATTTTCTTGTCTAGCCAAAGTGAATCGGCCAAG ACTTTTTCCAAGGCACGCCTTCATCTGATGTGGAAAACTTTCGACTGCTCGGTGAATCCAAATTACATTTCCCAACACAAGTGCTTCATTTTGGAGCACGACAAATCTCTGATCACCTCCGAACTGAACTATATAAAGGATGTACACAAATTCAATGCCACCTTCAAGCTTTTCATGCCCCGAAGGCCCTCGCTACCGTTTCAAAAGGTAATCGATGTGAATGTGGACATTTGCCAGTTTGCCAAGGGAAACCATGGCCACCGATTCATGACAATCGTTGTGAAAGCCTTTGGAAAGCAGGGATCTCAGCTGAAGTGTCCCCATCCCAAG GGTTTATACACTTACCCCAATATAAACATTGCCGAAAATCTGCCGGCTTTTTTGCCGGAGACCGATTTCAAAATcgaaatgaattttttaaacacCGATGCGTATCTGTTCAACACCAGCCTCACTGGATTCTTGTTCGATCCGATAAAAAGGAAGTCAAAGACTACTTAA
- the LOC127011022 gene encoding uncharacterized protein LOC127011022, whose product MNDRTRWRRTDISQTFEPGLQAGQIRAATISRPKHLSVDEPTNNNYRSVGSDSSNKNKSYYGEFHFHLQPHPHPHPHLHLHLHLQLHLHPKLKQKLQMHALPSAAHLCGYWYMGISMDTSAAGGLDRIGSERIAYIRPK is encoded by the exons ATGAACGACCGGACGCGCTGGCGGAGGACGGACATTTCGCAGACATTTGAGCCGGGCCTACAAGCGGGCCAAATACGAGCGGCGACAATAAGCCGGCCTAAG cATTTAAGCGTCGACGAGCCTACAAACAACAATTACCGATCGGTCGGATcagacagcagcaacaaaaacaagagcTACTATGGCGAATTCCACTTCCACCTCCaaccccatccccatccccatccccatcttcacctgcatctgcatctccaACTCCATCTGCATCCGAAACTGAAACAGAAACTGCAAATGCACGCTCTCCCATCGGCGGCTCACCTGTGTGGGTATTGGTATATGGGTATAAGTATGGACACGAGTGCAGCAGGAGGATTGGATCGGATCGGGTCGGAGCGAATCGCCTATATAAGGCCTAAATAG
- the LOC108022419 gene encoding uncharacterized protein LOC108022419: protein MLPFLWCFGIVISSLLQIHPADTARLIPNLGYYVEMKEIDCVGNPDYFANLFCRILPPNNRTMEASVNIMQKLSIFSGSLRVSIPNAKKVITQIFNITFDVCKVLRERKRKMLIDLLVNTLARNSNAKAWKCPFPKGKFESKNISVTDLPPMLSESEFYVNLDFFVPRVAIAMNVTLHGHLYEVAKEKARRKKYL, encoded by the exons ATGTTGCCATTTCTCTGGTGCTTCGGCATTGTTATTAGCAGTCTGCTGCAAATCCATCCTGCAGATACAGCCAGGTTGATTCCG AACTTGGGGTACTATGTGGAGATGAAGGAAATAGACTGCGTAGGTAATCCCGACTATTTTGCCAACCTCTTCTGCAGAATCCTCCCCCCAAACAATAGAACGATGGAGGCCTCTGTCAATATCATGCAAAAGTTGTCCATCTTTAGTGGTTCGCTCAGGGTATCGATACCCAATGCCAAAAAGGTCATAACCCAGATATTCAACATCACCTTCGATGTGTGCAAGGTTTTGCGCGAACGCAAGCGGAAGATGCTCATCGACCTTTTGGTCAACACTTTGGCCAGGAATAGTAACGCCAAGGCTTGGAAATGTCCTTTTCCGAAG GGTAAATTCGAGTCCAAAAACATTTCGGTTACTGATTTGCCGCCCATGCTATCCGAATCCGAGTTTTATGTCAACTTGGACTTCTTTGTACCCAGGGTGGCCATCGCAATGAATGTCACTCTGCATGGACATCTTTATGAGGTTGCTAAGGAAAAGGCCagaaggaaaaaatatttgtaa
- the LOC108022338 gene encoding endocuticle structural glycoprotein SgAbd-2: MKVLILLVLLVLSCQGQHHHQHQHQNVNNIPRDDKPDHHRHEDHRETSTWIPIIKYNKEQSEDGSYKTEYETGNSIVHEETGFLKDFDTNPNGVLVQHGQYSYQSPEGTLVNVQYTADENGFRATGDHIPTPPAIPEEIQKGLDQIYAGIKLQQERLEQRAKSDPDFARKLEERRVANQNGQYIGLLENQ, from the exons ATGAAAGTGCTC ATACTTCTTGTGTTGTTGGTCCTTTCCTGCCAGGGACAGCACCACCATCAGCACCAGCATCAGAATGTGAACAATATTCCGCGCGATGACAAACCAGATCATCATCGCCACGAAGATCACCGAGAGACCAGCACCTGGATACCCATAATCAAGTACAATAAAGAGCAGAGTGAGGACGGCAGCTACAAGACGGAGTACGAGACGGGCAACAGCATCGTACACGAGGAGACGGGCTTCCTCAAGGACTTCGACACGAATCCGAATGGCGTTTTGGTCCAGCATGGCCAGTACTCCTACCAATCGCCTGAAGGAACTTTGGTGAATGTGCAGTACACGGCCGACGAGAATGGATTCAGGGCAACGGGCGATCACATTCCCACTCCGCCGGCCATTCCCGAGGAGATCCAGAAGGGGCTAGACCAGATCTACGCCGGCATCAAGTTGCAGCAGGAGCGCCTGGAGCAGCGGGCCAAGTCGGATCCGGACTTTGCCAGGAAACTGGAGGAGCGGCGGGTGGCCAACCAGAATGGCCAGTACATCGGCCTGCTGGAGAACCAATAG
- the LOC108022208 gene encoding cuticle protein CP14.6 — protein sequence MYKFVFLVCSALLLSYVLARPQDQRAAAAAPTTTTTPATIVKQDNVNNADGSFNSSYETSNGIRVENIGYLKKIIVPKSETSDGQVIDEHEELVLVQTGSYSYSDPDGNIITLRYVADENGFQPEGDHLPVAPQ from the exons ATGTACAAGTTCGTCTTCCTCGTCTGCTCCGCCCTGCTGCTCAGCTATGTCCTGGCCAGGCCCCAGGATCAgcgggcagcagcagccgcgcCCACAACGACCACCACACCTGCCACCATTGTCAAGCAGGATAATGTGAACAATGCCGATGGAAGCTTCAACAGCAG CTACGAGACCTCCAATGGAATACGCGTGGAGAACATTGGCTACCTGAAGAAGATCATTGTGCCCAAGTCGGAGACCTCCGACGGCCAGGTGATCGACGAGCACGAGGAGCTGGTGCTCGTCCAGACCGGATCCTACAGCTACAGCGATCCCGACGGCAACATCATCACCCTGCGCTACGTGGCCGATGAGAACGGATTCCAGCCGGAGGGCGACCATCTGCCCGTGGCCCCGCAATAG
- the LOC108023113 gene encoding endocuticle structural glycoprotein ABD-4 translates to MKNFALCLLVAALMSCCQAAPQKADVPIGIITQESNIEPDGSYNYAYETENGIKGEETGTLKKATSPDSSDVIIARGSVSYTSPEGNLITLTYTADDENGFQPQGDHLPTPPPIPPAIQKALDYLLSLPPAKRR, encoded by the exons ATGAAGAAC TTTGCTCTCTGTCTGCTGGTCGCCGCCTTGATGAGCTGCTGCCAGGCAGCCCCCCAAAAGGCGGACGTGCCCATCGGCATCATAACCCAGGAGTCCAACATAGAACCAGATGGTTCCTACAACTACGC ATACGAAACTGAGAATGGAATCAAGGGCGAGGAGACCGGAACCCTGAAGAAGGCCACCTCCCCGGACTCCAGTGACGTGATCATTGCCCGGGGATCGGTGTCGTACACCTCGCCCGAAGGCAACCTGATCACCCTAACTTACACGGCCGATGACGAGAACGGCTTCCAGCCGCAGGGCGACCACCTGCCCACTCCCCCACCAATCCCACCAGCGATCCAGAAGGCCCTGGACTACCTGCTCAGCCTGCCCCCGGCAAAGCGTCGTTAA
- the LOC108022087 gene encoding uncharacterized protein LOC108022087, protein MILLLIHLFHYTEAKRRLRWDCFDCQMGPQYADQMKCNVGGLRRSLLNVEVQLLTELDQIKTYVKISTRFKPSVMYRKFFDITFNGCKVISDMTQGTMVSNMFNAVVKSSNQPRKCPIKQGLIYYHNISIEDALPMFLPSAQLLVQVDFYSRRQLYLNVSLRGEVTEK, encoded by the exons ATGATTTTGTTACTCATCCACCTGTTCCATTATACCGAAGCCAAG AGGCGTTTACGATGGGATTGCTTTGACTGTCAGATGGGTCCTCAATATGCTGATCAGATGAAGTGCAACGTGGGAGGCCTTAGGCGCTCCCTTTTAAATGTGGAGGTCCAATTGCTGACGGAACTGGACCAAATCAAGACCTATGTCAAAATATCGACTAGATTTAAGCCAAGCGTTATGTATCGCAAGTTCTTTGACATTACTTTTAATGGGTGCAAGGTGATATCCGACATGACTCAAGGAACCATGGTATCGAACATGTTCAATGCAGTCGTCAAGTCGAGCAATCAGCCCCGAAAGTGTCCCATAAAACAG GGCCTAATCTACTACCATAACATAAGTATCGAAGATGCCTTACCCATGTTTCTGCCCTCCGCCCAGCTCTTGGTTCAAGTGGACTTCTACTCTCGCCGGCAATTGTACTTGAACGTAAGCTTGAGAGGGGAAGtaactgaaaaataa